In Chamaesiphon minutus PCC 6605, a genomic segment contains:
- a CDS encoding TraM recognition domain-containing protein, whose product MFARPKPVKQVCRPGEKPELLFPIEGELDLVTHIDFDCNGRQFGAYLLQITERKYRLVFGFQCDGIHPNLPWGRIDPIYNRLSAGFKDLPEGEVLTIHMKSFVDNTARMQELSKTVENCQSDVLKYIIMTEQKRLQTLTDKGMRKPKSLTLFATFTFDPEADVKDDQIEAFGKGLYKMFAKFSGAEKIAQSREFTEFLVAGVNTFYLWEQILTNKMGLGVRALSTQELWQDLWARVNSTPAPPVPQRIFFNGKTATENIYRPLHPLSILIDEESSLPTADYRWVKVKNKFVGVMSMLDQPDEWSDKLDALTYLWNKLGEDSVYDIEHIAQIAKVSQSISRKKLKDLTDEEVYKAEKAAAEGDINVAANLNALEAIEAQEILHKGGVELSMSSTFLVHRNTVEELDRACDYLKSLFLYPAHLHREYTYTWWTWLQTFPVAWDMALSRPFSRESKVFTNYVAGTVSLALINTYDKGGFELISNDGGVPLYIDIINNHHHILWIATTRASKSVSTTGMLNGALANNLPVTIIDCPPTKEASTFRDYARLLGGAFFDVGSECSNIFEVSDLSYLSPEDREDRRKDSQETLLEILQMLVTGSNPDTFEPMFRDLIRSLLTLVLSKFFAAREIQSRYIAAIKGGVGSDAWQKYPVLEDFIGFCSPERVNITEPEQLKALSYIVTKLRSWTQSRTGQAFCRPSTFKTDSQLFVMAIRGVANAEDMAILATVAYATAIRRAYSNPKSVLFLDEAAALLKFPALALMIGRLLAIAAKAGIRVMLAAQEVHSIKTCAGGEQILANCDIKLVGRIQPESVDAISEVMKIPLELLAPNLTEAYVPNRGWGYSNWLMLDGRSYTWARIYASSGTLAAVVNNVHEVERRQALLEQAEHPIIGLARYASELLPA is encoded by the coding sequence ATGTTCGCACGTCCTAAACCAGTCAAACAAGTCTGTCGTCCTGGGGAGAAGCCAGAATTACTATTTCCGATCGAGGGAGAATTAGATTTAGTCACCCATATCGATTTCGATTGCAATGGGCGACAATTTGGCGCGTATTTACTTCAGATTACCGAGCGCAAGTATCGACTGGTATTTGGGTTTCAATGCGATGGCATTCACCCGAATCTACCGTGGGGTAGGATCGATCCGATTTATAACAGGCTATCTGCTGGGTTTAAGGATTTGCCGGAGGGAGAGGTGTTAACGATCCACATGAAATCGTTTGTCGATAACACCGCCCGAATGCAGGAGTTATCCAAAACAGTGGAAAACTGTCAGTCAGATGTCTTGAAATACATCATCATGACCGAACAAAAACGGTTGCAAACTCTGACAGACAAGGGAATGCGAAAACCCAAATCGCTGACCTTATTTGCGACGTTTACCTTCGACCCCGAAGCCGATGTCAAAGATGACCAGATCGAAGCTTTTGGTAAGGGTCTTTATAAAATGTTCGCTAAGTTTTCAGGGGCAGAAAAGATCGCTCAGTCTCGCGAATTTACAGAGTTCTTAGTCGCTGGTGTCAATACGTTCTATTTATGGGAACAGATCCTCACTAATAAGATGGGGCTGGGGGTTAGAGCTTTAAGTACCCAAGAGTTGTGGCAGGATTTATGGGCGAGAGTTAATTCCACACCCGCGCCGCCCGTACCCCAACGGATATTTTTCAATGGTAAAACAGCCACCGAGAATATCTATCGTCCCCTCCATCCCCTATCGATTTTAATCGACGAAGAATCTAGCTTACCGACGGCAGATTATCGCTGGGTGAAAGTCAAAAATAAGTTCGTCGGCGTGATGTCGATGTTAGACCAACCAGATGAATGGAGTGACAAATTAGATGCACTCACTTACCTGTGGAATAAGTTAGGGGAAGATAGCGTTTACGATATCGAACACATCGCTCAGATCGCTAAAGTTAGTCAAAGTATCAGTCGCAAAAAGCTCAAAGATCTGACCGATGAAGAGGTGTACAAAGCAGAAAAGGCAGCGGCTGAAGGCGATATTAACGTTGCGGCGAACCTCAATGCCCTAGAAGCGATCGAGGCTCAAGAAATCCTCCATAAAGGCGGTGTCGAACTATCGATGTCATCGACGTTCCTCGTCCATCGCAATACGGTAGAGGAGTTAGATCGGGCTTGCGATTACCTCAAGTCTCTATTCCTCTACCCCGCCCATTTACACCGCGAGTATACCTACACTTGGTGGACGTGGTTGCAAACGTTCCCTGTGGCTTGGGATATGGCACTATCTCGCCCTTTTAGTCGCGAGAGCAAGGTGTTTACCAATTATGTGGCGGGGACTGTCTCGCTGGCTTTGATTAATACTTACGACAAAGGTGGATTTGAGTTAATCTCCAACGATGGTGGCGTACCGCTGTACATCGACATTATTAATAACCACCATCATATTCTGTGGATTGCCACTACCAGAGCGAGTAAATCTGTCTCCACTACGGGGATGCTCAACGGCGCATTGGCGAATAATTTGCCCGTGACGATTATCGACTGTCCGCCCACAAAAGAAGCCTCTACTTTCCGCGATTACGCGCGGCTATTGGGTGGAGCGTTCTTCGATGTGGGTTCGGAATGTAGCAATATTTTTGAGGTATCCGATCTCTCATACCTATCGCCGGAAGATCGGGAAGATCGGCGCAAGGATTCCCAAGAAACCCTGTTAGAAATCCTCCAAATGCTGGTGACTGGTTCTAATCCCGATACGTTCGAGCCAATGTTTCGGGATTTAATTAGATCCTTACTCACATTAGTTCTGTCCAAATTCTTCGCCGCTCGTGAAATCCAATCGCGGTATATTGCAGCGATTAAGGGAGGCGTTGGTAGTGACGCATGGCAAAAGTACCCAGTGTTAGAAGACTTCATCGGTTTCTGCTCGCCGGAACGAGTCAATATTACCGAACCAGAACAACTCAAAGCTTTAAGTTATATCGTCACCAAACTGCGATCGTGGACGCAGAGCCGAACGGGACAGGCTTTTTGTCGCCCATCTACTTTCAAAACTGACTCCCAGTTATTCGTGATGGCAATTCGAGGAGTAGCCAACGCGGAGGATATGGCAATACTCGCGACGGTTGCTTATGCAACAGCGATCCGCCGCGCTTACAGCAATCCTAAATCGGTACTATTTTTGGATGAAGCTGCTGCCCTACTCAAATTCCCTGCCCTAGCATTGATGATCGGTCGGTTGTTAGCAATTGCTGCCAAAGCGGGGATCAGAGTAATGCTAGCCGCACAAGAAGTTCACTCAATTAAAACCTGCGCTGGCGGCGAACAGATCCTGGCTAACTGCGATATCAAATTAGTCGGACGCATCCAACCGGAATCGGTAGATGCGATCTCCGAAGTTATGAAGATTCCGCTGGAGCTACTCGCGCCCAATCTCACCGAAGCATACGTTCCCAATCGCGGTTGGGGTTACTCCAACTGGTTGATGTTAGATGGACGGAGTTATACCTGGGCGAGAATCTACGCTAGCTCCGGTACCTTAGCCGCTGTTGTCAATAACGTCCATGAAGTCGAACGCCGTCAAGCCCTGCTGGAGCAAGCCGAGCATCCAATTATCGGATTGGCTCGGTACGCTTCTGAATTACTACCTGCATAA
- a CDS encoding Fic family protein produces MESLALIEPLLPGLRNRVSTDLATQLWAESSALNSNLQVATILGIGDLVRTMNCYYSNLIEGHRTHPIDIERALAQDFSIDPQQRELQLEAKAHIEVQREIDLGNAPESVVSGEYLKWIHREFCTRLPPEMLVLTNAEGSRQIQIVPGEWRTGDVIVGRHIPISAPAIDSFINRFATGYRLERLSQIDRVIAVAAAHHRLVWIHPFYDGNGRVARLFSHAMFREIGIGTSLWSISRGLARSKDRYRAVLANADLPRWNDLDGRGNLTAKGLQAFCEFFLNTCIDQVQFMRSCLDPQQLLTRIEVYLGEEIVAKRLLPGSDRVVAAVFRSGELDRGRAAAASGYQERQGRKVLQQLLAAGLLVSDTPKGAVRVGFPSTLLERYFPRLFLG; encoded by the coding sequence ATGGAATCTCTCGCCCTCATCGAACCATTATTACCTGGGTTGAGGAATCGAGTATCGACCGATCTGGCTACGCAACTGTGGGCGGAGAGTAGTGCGCTCAATAGTAATTTACAGGTGGCGACGATTTTGGGGATTGGCGATTTAGTTCGCACGATGAATTGCTACTACAGCAACCTCATCGAAGGACATCGCACCCACCCCATCGATATCGAACGCGCCCTCGCTCAGGACTTTTCGATCGATCCCCAACAACGAGAATTACAGTTAGAAGCTAAAGCGCATATTGAAGTGCAACGGGAGATCGATCTGGGCAATGCGCCAGAATCGGTTGTGAGCGGGGAGTACCTGAAGTGGATTCACCGTGAATTCTGTACTCGACTACCCCCTGAGATGTTGGTGCTGACTAATGCTGAAGGTAGCAGACAAATTCAGATCGTGCCTGGGGAGTGGCGCACGGGTGATGTAATTGTCGGGCGACACATTCCCATTTCCGCCCCAGCCATTGACAGCTTTATTAACCGCTTTGCAACTGGTTATCGACTGGAGAGATTGTCGCAGATCGATCGAGTAATTGCTGTTGCTGCGGCGCATCATCGCTTGGTATGGATTCATCCCTTCTACGATGGGAATGGGCGGGTGGCGCGATTATTTTCCCATGCGATGTTTCGGGAAATCGGCATCGGTACCAGTTTATGGTCGATTTCACGCGGATTAGCGCGATCGAAAGATCGATATCGCGCTGTTTTGGCTAACGCCGATTTACCCAGATGGAACGATCTCGATGGCAGAGGAAATCTGACAGCTAAGGGATTGCAAGCCTTTTGTGAGTTCTTTTTGAATACTTGTATCGACCAAGTGCAGTTCATGCGATCGTGCCTCGATCCACAGCAACTACTCACCAGAATTGAGGTGTATCTGGGGGAAGAAATTGTCGCTAAACGCTTGCTCCCTGGCTCCGATCGGGTGGTTGCAGCGGTGTTTCGATCGGGAGAGTTAGATCGAGGGCGAGCGGCGGCGGCGAGTGGCTACCAGGAGCGGCAAGGGCGTAAGGTGTTACAGCAGTTGTTGGCGGCTGGCTTGTTGGTTTCCGATACGCCTAAAGGTGCGGTGAGGGTAGGTTTTCCATCTACTTTACTAGAGCGATATTTTCCGCGATTGTTCTTGGGGTGA
- a CDS encoding ImmA/IrrE family metallo-endopeptidase encodes MTIIKPLGYIGKQEITATADRLLAQIEASAIPPKWPQVADRAADFLQLDIQWERFDPVRDGVVAAKIYPDTKEIYLNEAFPLIVDSSGFYQSTLAHEIGYWLLHVDSDNVDIPATESDRERVFLCRNLDEQIIKVRHEKTPEEWREWQAQYFASCLLMPVNQLEEVRQGRNLTNWQHLKAIADELGVTISNLCNRLQDLEYIQKTSNSNRLYPGKKMRCP; translated from the coding sequence ATGACCATCATTAAGCCGTTGGGATATATCGGTAAGCAAGAAATTACCGCGACAGCCGATCGACTGCTCGCCCAAATCGAAGCTTCCGCCATACCACCTAAATGGCCGCAGGTAGCCGATCGTGCCGCTGATTTTTTGCAGCTAGACATTCAATGGGAGCGATTCGATCCGGTTCGAGATGGTGTAGTTGCGGCAAAAATTTATCCAGATACCAAAGAAATCTATCTCAACGAAGCCTTTCCTTTGATCGTGGATAGTAGTGGATTTTATCAATCTACCTTAGCTCATGAGATCGGTTATTGGTTGCTACATGTCGATTCAGATAATGTGGATATTCCAGCTACCGAAAGCGATCGAGAACGGGTATTTTTGTGTAGGAATCTGGACGAACAAATAATTAAAGTTAGGCATGAAAAGACCCCAGAAGAATGGCGAGAATGGCAAGCACAGTACTTTGCTAGTTGTTTGTTGATGCCAGTAAACCAACTCGAAGAAGTGCGGCAAGGACGTAATTTAACTAATTGGCAACATTTAAAAGCGATCGCTGACGAACTAGGCGTGACAATCTCAAATCTATGCAATCGCCTTCAAGATTTAGAATATATCCAGAAGACGAGCAATTCTAATAGACTTTATCCAGGTAAGAAAATGAGATGCCCATAA
- a CDS encoding helix-turn-helix domain-containing protein, with protein sequence MLIFQVNIDYHKKADATMRRKPPHGSTKNMQFLKKVSQTFGKCIKDARRSKGYSQRDLAAKVGVDYTYLSKLENDRADYPPKDEVIRSLIEHLDLEMDLANLSYLAGRITPEDSKVIQQLAKTYQDKMPVLLRKMQDPAAMRQLLESEDDHH encoded by the coding sequence ATGTTGATTTTTCAAGTCAACATCGATTATCATAAAAAAGCGGATGCAACCATGCGGAGGAAACCTCCGCATGGTTCCACCAAGAATATGCAATTTTTAAAAAAAGTGAGTCAGACATTTGGCAAGTGTATTAAGGATGCTCGGCGGAGCAAGGGTTATAGCCAGAGAGATCTAGCGGCCAAAGTGGGAGTCGATTATACCTATCTCTCGAAATTAGAAAACGACCGTGCCGACTATCCGCCTAAAGATGAGGTGATTCGATCGTTGATCGAGCATCTAGATTTAGAGATGGATCTAGCTAATCTTAGTTATTTAGCTGGACGAATTACCCCAGAGGACTCGAAGGTAATTCAACAATTAGCTAAAACATATCAAGATAAAATGCCCGTACTGCTGCGGAAAATGCAAGATCCAGCAGCGATGCGCCAATTATTGGAGAGTGAGGATGACCATCATTAA
- a CDS encoding PD-(D/E)XK nuclease family protein translates to MVSPTKYHPSFSYKIWADSEPAFGREAFHCPMRRGFKRARKKEPIIRALLERDSPAQAIGHLAQQGVYEFHADPQLLDRSDGVKLIIDLLDLERYEVEVVATVAQILERYHAQPLLKGKKILKLEKGDEGIPEPLVLKLQRQEFNFYAAMDCIYVEPDGTLHILDFKTGKSNFDKRQALTYLLAAKYLYPEQSVVASFYNLESQQQSSIIRATPAQLQGMEICVVKVAKQLAADLNSYRNNRSAFNLVFPPNPGSQCQHCPFSPVCEYTEYRERDGIYPA, encoded by the coding sequence ATGGTCAGTCCAACTAAATATCATCCGTCGTTTAGCTACAAAATTTGGGCTGATTCAGAGCCAGCCTTCGGACGAGAAGCCTTTCATTGTCCGATGCGGCGGGGCTTTAAGCGAGCGAGAAAGAAAGAGCCAATAATTCGCGCGTTATTGGAGCGAGATAGTCCAGCACAAGCAATCGGACATCTTGCCCAGCAAGGAGTGTATGAATTTCACGCAGATCCGCAATTGCTAGATCGATCGGATGGAGTCAAGCTAATCATCGATCTGCTCGATTTAGAACGGTACGAAGTGGAAGTTGTGGCAACGGTCGCCCAAATATTGGAGCGATATCATGCCCAACCGCTCCTCAAAGGTAAGAAAATTCTCAAACTGGAAAAAGGCGATGAGGGGATACCAGAACCATTAGTCCTGAAATTACAACGCCAGGAGTTTAACTTTTATGCAGCAATGGATTGTATTTATGTCGAACCAGATGGAACATTGCACATCCTCGATTTCAAAACCGGAAAGTCTAACTTCGATAAACGACAGGCACTTACATACTTACTAGCTGCCAAATATTTATACCCAGAACAGTCGGTTGTGGCATCTTTTTATAATTTAGAGTCCCAACAACAATCGAGCATTATCAGGGCAACTCCAGCCCAGCTTCAAGGAATGGAAATATGCGTGGTGAAGGTTGCCAAACAACTAGCAGCAGATTTAAATTCTTACCGTAACAATCGCTCGGCATTCAATTTAGTTTTCCCGCCCAATCCTGGTTCTCAATGCCAACATTGCCCCTTTTCCCCAGTTTGTGAATATACAGAATATCGAGAACGAGATGGCATCTACCCCGCATAA
- a CDS encoding Piwi domain-containing protein — MASTPHNPQSDRNFLAEVSLLKYQAQTLKFTSYRLPPNLDLQIGKKLSYRLARHFPGVVVIWHEEIFHVLARLDGNIPSLDDWNIALQAARQELGTDSSCGKLQQIKNSQPTAAIIALLAREILRVEPPFIPKKIPSDRKVKIVRRAIVDREIFRYQDLEYPALSLTSHSPITSSDNLADFIKKHPYRQNLEKLLINLQVETVDNNSKATIVAIVGTMSEYREQLIAKVRGGASRQAIEKAPDDEPVVAVEFSSSKDKYYYALAALCPLITSKTAEQLELDWGKLTKATKIDYRERQELLTEYKDKAIKALMPYGIQLNKSSINHESFFWKPINPIEDTELLFGKGKIYPYKDIIKGLTAGGIYRRSQRISSDLPISIATIDLIQSNSSSDRFMSEVEQQLKKFWCKFIRIDADRSNKISIENLDSPKGRAELDERLEDLLIPTPDLVFIFLPQSDRDRDDEDGGSLYYRIYEKLLNRGIATQFIYEKSLRNVEPKHILNQVMPGVLAKLGHSPFVLAEPMEIADVFIGLDVSRKTKLKLSGTTSACAGVCFYGKQGEFLRAKSEDGIIEGEEIPRRFLEKLLPASDIKGKTVAIYRDGRFCGNEAQYLADWAAAIGAKFILIECCKSGCPRLYNLANGRLQAPDRGVALKLSNREAILVTTKVELKVGVPRPIRLNIRPEGHQVAIEEVLETTLKLTLLHYGALKPPKLPVMLNGAHRLAKLRLRGIYLVEMFRQFWL; from the coding sequence ATGGCATCTACCCCGCATAATCCCCAAAGCGATCGAAATTTCTTAGCTGAAGTTTCGCTCCTCAAATATCAAGCTCAAACCCTGAAATTTACCAGCTATCGCTTACCACCCAATCTCGATCTGCAAATCGGTAAAAAACTCAGTTATCGTTTAGCACGTCACTTTCCTGGGGTAGTAGTCATTTGGCATGAGGAAATATTTCACGTCCTCGCTCGTCTCGATGGCAATATACCGAGTTTAGATGACTGGAATATTGCCTTGCAAGCTGCCAGACAAGAACTAGGCACAGACAGCAGTTGTGGCAAGTTACAACAAATTAAAAATTCACAGCCAACAGCAGCAATTATTGCACTATTAGCTAGAGAAATCTTGCGTGTCGAACCACCATTTATCCCTAAGAAAATACCTAGCGATCGCAAAGTTAAAATCGTTCGACGGGCTATTGTCGATCGTGAGATATTTAGATACCAAGATCTCGAATACCCAGCTTTGAGTCTTACCAGTCATAGCCCGATTACCTCCAGCGATAATTTGGCTGATTTTATTAAAAAACACCCCTACCGTCAAAATTTAGAAAAATTGTTGATTAATCTACAAGTTGAAACTGTAGATAACAACAGTAAAGCTACCATCGTGGCGATTGTCGGTACCATGTCTGAATATCGAGAACAGTTAATTGCTAAAGTCAGGGGAGGAGCTAGTCGGCAAGCGATTGAAAAAGCTCCAGATGATGAACCAGTTGTAGCTGTAGAGTTTAGCAGTAGCAAGGACAAATATTACTATGCTTTAGCTGCGTTATGTCCTCTCATTACATCAAAAACAGCAGAACAGCTAGAGTTAGATTGGGGCAAATTGACTAAAGCTACTAAAATCGACTATCGAGAACGGCAAGAATTATTAACCGAATACAAAGACAAAGCAATTAAAGCTTTAATGCCGTATGGAATTCAACTCAATAAATCTTCTATCAACCATGAAAGCTTCTTTTGGAAACCAATAAACCCAATCGAGGACACAGAGCTGCTATTTGGAAAAGGCAAGATTTATCCCTATAAAGATATTATTAAAGGATTGACAGCAGGAGGAATATATCGTCGTTCTCAAAGAATTTCATCCGATCTACCGATATCGATCGCCACAATCGATTTAATTCAGTCGAACTCATCCAGCGACAGATTTATGTCAGAAGTCGAGCAGCAATTAAAAAAATTCTGGTGTAAATTTATCAGAATTGATGCCGATCGCTCGAACAAAATCTCAATCGAGAATCTCGATAGTCCCAAGGGACGTGCGGAGCTTGACGAACGACTAGAAGACTTATTAATACCAACTCCAGATCTCGTATTTATATTTTTGCCTCAAAGCGATCGAGATCGCGACGATGAGGATGGTGGTAGTTTATATTATCGCATTTATGAAAAATTACTCAACAGAGGTATTGCGACTCAATTTATCTATGAAAAAAGTCTCCGAAATGTAGAACCCAAACATATTTTAAATCAGGTGATGCCAGGAGTTTTAGCCAAACTAGGGCACAGCCCCTTTGTCTTAGCCGAACCCATGGAAATCGCCGATGTGTTTATCGGGTTAGATGTATCGAGAAAAACCAAGCTCAAATTGTCAGGAACGACGAGTGCTTGTGCGGGGGTTTGTTTCTATGGCAAGCAGGGGGAATTCCTCCGCGCTAAATCTGAAGATGGCATTATTGAAGGCGAAGAAATTCCCCGCCGTTTTCTAGAAAAATTATTGCCTGCCTCAGACATCAAAGGTAAAACAGTGGCAATCTATCGAGATGGGAGATTTTGCGGCAATGAGGCGCAATATTTAGCCGATTGGGCAGCAGCAATTGGGGCAAAATTTATCCTGATTGAATGTTGCAAATCGGGTTGTCCGCGACTGTATAACCTGGCAAATGGACGACTCCAAGCTCCAGATCGCGGTGTCGCACTCAAGTTATCCAATCGAGAAGCGATTCTAGTCACCACAAAAGTCGAACTGAAAGTCGGCGTACCCAGACCGATTCGCTTGAACATTCGTCCCGAAGGTCATCAGGTAGCCATCGAGGAGGTTTTGGAGACAACATTGAAGTTGACATTGTTACATTATGGAGCTTTAAAACCGCCCAAATTACCAGTAATGCTAAATGGAGCACATCGATTAGCCAAATTGCGATTGCGAGGCATCTATCTAGTTGAGATGTTCCGTCAATTTTGGCTGTGA
- a CDS encoding type IV secretory system conjugative DNA transfer family protein, which translates to MSSPQISTQTHQPVAKKSDLPFDSNLTMLFSAMGLLIILSMLGKREDSKQGKSYWGGSAQLRSARKIARSQIPAYSGKKGYTVPDACSLYLGTPAQIYNAHQQDFYNRLKPELDRIEREFGSQAAHQLEAKYRPRKAKFWDKTLYIPNAQQSIAVFGAAGLGKSKSILNPLIRSALDQRITTTVFDFKYPEQTKEIAGYAAQRGYKVQIIAPSYIESGIFNILDFIKDSGDSLGSGQISEVLTENTSKAKDSGGGSNEFFESGGGGVVQGGMLSAKWLEEDSEAIAVARRLWEVKDGDPHPPVADIMTVAALINLPRFGDRMRFAAKRINPWISQALAQFLSSGGERGKSNVTEGGILANAQKTINQLVKRDFIPALCGKSTIEIDLSGKHAQTLTIVGMNQDYRHVLSPLLATILDLLISRNIAHSRQRMEPFFVSLDELPSMKLRKISQWLAEGRSAGFCGVISLQNKSQLQETYGDDRTQTIMSNCATKFFMNPQDPASAKFYSEYLGEKEIRYHTKSTTTQKGGGSRSRNEHVAKVPLMEAAEFSKMPPGRAVIISPGYINKGKKEAYLPILQQIEIPHRDVIESEKSQEVWKTMLASFQARNIDEAEISRMFELRCQLVEELFPLPPPAQLAVPLGVLVGHLKFKGYSDDFDGNRSIDLGMQVNIPKQWQDPNSPDDAPIAKIPTDPKTLSAVVALVGSTGYKIVRKEMAIDR; encoded by the coding sequence ATGTCCAGCCCCCAGATCTCGACTCAAACTCATCAACCTGTCGCCAAAAAGTCCGATCTACCCTTCGATTCCAATCTGACGATGCTCTTTAGTGCGATGGGGTTGTTAATTATCTTGTCGATGTTGGGGAAGCGTGAGGATAGCAAGCAGGGTAAATCTTATTGGGGGGGATCTGCCCAGCTTAGATCTGCCAGAAAGATCGCCCGATCGCAAATTCCCGCCTATTCGGGCAAAAAAGGTTATACCGTACCGGATGCCTGTTCCTTATATCTAGGCACTCCAGCGCAGATTTATAACGCTCACCAGCAGGATTTTTATAATCGACTCAAACCCGAACTCGATCGGATCGAGCGCGAATTCGGATCGCAGGCAGCACACCAGCTTGAAGCTAAATATCGTCCCCGCAAAGCGAAATTTTGGGATAAAACTCTATACATTCCTAACGCTCAACAGAGTATTGCGGTATTTGGCGCGGCGGGATTGGGTAAATCTAAAAGTATCCTCAATCCGTTGATCCGTTCGGCACTAGATCAACGGATTACTACAACTGTCTTTGACTTTAAATATCCCGAACAAACCAAAGAAATTGCGGGCTATGCCGCCCAGCGCGGCTATAAAGTCCAAATTATCGCCCCCTCTTATATTGAATCCGGTATTTTCAATATCTTGGATTTTATTAAGGATTCGGGGGATTCGCTGGGATCGGGACAAATTTCGGAAGTCCTGACGGAGAATACTTCTAAAGCAAAGGATAGTGGTGGCGGCAGCAATGAATTCTTCGAGAGTGGCGGTGGGGGTGTCGTTCAAGGTGGGATGTTGAGTGCTAAATGGCTTGAAGAGGACTCCGAGGCGATTGCCGTTGCCAGAAGACTGTGGGAAGTTAAAGATGGCGATCCCCACCCTCCGGTTGCCGATATCATGACCGTTGCCGCACTAATTAATCTACCCCGCTTTGGCGATCGAATGCGATTTGCTGCCAAACGGATTAACCCGTGGATTAGCCAAGCTCTGGCTCAATTTCTTAGTTCGGGCGGCGAACGTGGCAAATCTAATGTCACCGAGGGTGGTATTCTTGCCAACGCTCAGAAGACGATCAATCAATTAGTCAAGCGCGATTTTATTCCCGCTTTGTGTGGGAAATCCACGATCGAAATCGACCTGAGTGGGAAACATGCTCAAACTCTGACGATTGTGGGGATGAATCAGGATTATCGACATGTGCTTTCTCCGCTGCTGGCGACGATCCTCGATCTCTTAATTTCCCGAAATATCGCCCACTCCAGGCAGCGGATGGAACCCTTCTTTGTCAGCTTGGATGAGTTACCGAGTATGAAGCTGCGGAAGATCTCGCAGTGGTTGGCAGAAGGTCGTTCTGCGGGTTTCTGTGGTGTCATCTCGCTCCAAAATAAATCGCAATTGCAAGAGACTTATGGTGACGATCGCACCCAGACCATTATGTCTAACTGTGCGACGAAGTTCTTCATGAATCCCCAAGATCCAGCGTCGGCAAAATTCTACAGTGAGTATTTGGGCGAAAAGGAAATTCGCTATCACACTAAATCCACTACCACTCAAAAAGGTGGCGGCAGCAGATCGCGGAACGAACATGTTGCTAAAGTCCCATTGATGGAAGCAGCAGAATTCTCGAAAATGCCGCCAGGACGCGCCGTAATTATCTCGCCTGGATATATCAACAAAGGTAAAAAAGAAGCTTATTTACCGATCTTGCAACAGATTGAAATTCCCCACCGCGATGTCATTGAATCTGAGAAATCTCAGGAGGTGTGGAAGACGATGCTGGCAAGTTTCCAAGCGCGGAACATCGATGAAGCTGAGATCTCGCGGATGTTTGAATTGCGCTGTCAATTAGTTGAAGAATTATTTCCGCTGCCGCCACCCGCTCAGTTAGCAGTGCCACTGGGAGTTTTAGTCGGACACCTCAAATTTAAAGGTTATAGTGATGACTTTGATGGTAATCGTTCGATCGATTTAGGGATGCAGGTTAATATCCCCAAACAATGGCAAGATCCGAATTCTCCAGATGACGCTCCGATCGCAAAAATTCCCACAGATCCCAAAACCTTATCTGCTGTGGTTGCTCTAGTTGGTAGTACTGGTTATAAGATTGTCCGCAAGGAAATGGCGATCGATCGATAA